The DNA sequence tGTCTTTTGTACACGTTGAAAATGTGGAAGGAAATGGTATAAAACGTCTAACATGAAgacaaaaatgtttaatttgaaTGCAAAACTTAAGAAGCTCCCCCAGTGGTCTGTGGCGCTCCATCTGCACGGAGGTCTCACTCAAACACATAACCCTGACCGTGATACTAGTCATGTCCTCCTGTGTCGACTGTAAACCAGTCCGGGTCTTGGTACCCCTCACTTACACACAAGCCCTTTGTTAGGTATGTGTAATATCTTACAGTACCAAGTTTCCCATGTCACTTATTGACAGTTTATTTACCCAACCTTTGAGCTCGAAGTCACATGTCCATGTTTTTACATTGATACAACTGTATTTATCTCCCACCCTCCACCTGCTGGCAGTACAGCATCCTTAtaaagatgccccccccccccccagcagtcaACCAAATCTGCACCCTGTTCCCCTGTGCAAAACCAGGCACACAGTGGTTTCATAGCTGAACTACTAAACTCGTAAGAAAAGATGGtgcagattcaaaacactggaAAGGAATAGCTGTTGTACCCTTAAACTTGCACATGAAACCTTTAAAATTCTATACAATGACTTTCAACCATTGAGAGTGTTGAGCTTAATCTTTAGCCCAGAGGATGGTGAAAATAAGCATTCAGTTAGTAGGAGACTTCTTTTCCTTGCAGGAAACTCAGCTGCTGATGCCAATTTTATTTCACAGCTTGTTGACAGTTTAGTCTCTTCACGCAAATGCACATCATGTGTACACACTCCGTGTCCCAGTCTGACTCATGGCCTCGTTAAGGGCCTGGTAGAGGGGCTTTCAGATGACATTACTTCCCCCAACGCACCAGCACCCAACTGTCATGTGCAATGGCCTTTAATAAATAGTGTTAGTTGTTATATGTATGGCACTCCCCAAACATCCTTTACGAAGGTGAAAGCAGACTGGAAGAAGTGACGTCCCACACATCCCTGTCTGAGAGgcgacagacacacacacacacacacacacacacacacacacaaacatcccTGTCTGAGAggcgacagacagacacacacacacacacacaaacatcccTGTCTGAGAGgcgacagacacacacacacacacacaaacatcccTGTCTGAGAGgcgacagacacacacacacacacacacaaacatcccTGTCTGAGAGgcgacagacacacacacacatcccttTCTGAGAAGCTgtcaacacacacacgcatgcgcacacTCTGATGGGTGGCAAAATCCTGTCCCAGTACATGAAATgctgagacacacacagcaaggCAGCAGAAAGTGGAACGTAAACAGGCTGATAGGAAAAGGACCGTGGGAAGTGACAGATGTCAGTGACCTGGAGGAGCTGCCCCCATCGGCACAGGAgggcagacagaaagacagagggATGAACTGAAAGGCTATGGCACAAAAATGCATTTGTACCTGACACAGCTTGTCCTGTCTTGCTGCAGGCTGGCGCCCAGTACGCAGGCGTGGGTCACCTGACCAGCGTAACTTCATGCGGCCAGCGGCCAACTCGGAGCACTTTAGCAAAATGGTACAACCGAAAGGTTAAACCTTCCATACTGACAGGGCCAGAGCCTGGGGCACATGCATCACCTGTGGATTTAGGTCCCAGGGCGGGGGGTACGTGGTCTCCACGGAACACGCCATTGGCACTTCCTGCCAGACTGGCTTAGAAGAGACACCGTCTGACCCACAGCTGCTCCGACAGGAGCGATACGGAAACGGCaagcacctgccccccccccctcgccagTTATGAGCTGCCGAGGTCCATCTTAGGTCAAGACCAGGAAACAGATCGGGGTCCATTTGGCCACTATAACACAGGGACACATCGAACACAGCAAGTCAGACTCCTCGGGGAAGCCTgagtggggggctggggggggggggggggatcattcCCCTgggatgggctgggggggggtgggctccACTACACATTGCTGTCCTCCAGGAGAGGCTCCTTGCCCTCACCCCCCCCGGCCTGCGGGCTGTGGGCGTGGCTGTGGGCGTGGCCCTGGGCAGTGCCACCGTGCTTCTTGTAGCCAGGGGGCCGGAGGCCGAGGCCGCTGTGCTCGGGTATGAAGAGCGCCACCAGCAGGgagagcagcacagagcaggCCCCAAACAGGAAAGGGGGGCCGGGAATGATGGCACTCTGCGGGGAGGAAGGGAGGGGAAGGGTGAGGGCCGCGCGCGTGTGAGCGTGTGCGTGAGCGAGGgaagcagggggcgtggctacCTCATCGGTGGGGTTGGCCATGTTGGGCTGCGTGTTCTTCTCCGGTGTGCCCTCTGGCTCTATCTCGCTGAGCTCCACATGGAACAGGTAGAACACAAAGCCGTAGAGCGCCGGGCCCAGGCCGTTACAAAGGCCACGGATGCCGGTGATCATGCCCTGGACCACacctggggagggggaggggggtgcaatACCCATAAGGCGGCTTCCTGGGTAACGTACCAGAGCGGCGAAATCGGGGCCTGTGGGGGTCACTCACCCTGCTGGTCAGGGTCGGCATTGCGGGACACGATGGCACTGATGGCCGGGAAAGTGATGCTGGACATGGCGGCCACCGCCCCAGCTGCCCACATCATCCTGAGGAAGGGGGAggagaccatcactgacccggACCAGATGAGACCAGACTGGACACAGAATGTCGGGCTGTGGCCCTGAACCCCACACTCACCAGGGCTGAGATCCAAAGCCATACCAGGCCAGCTGCAGTATCTGAAAGCCCAGGCCCAGAAGGATGGTGTTTTTGTTCCCGATGGAGCGCATTAGGACTCCCAGCACCACCGTCTgttggggaggggtggtgaCATATAGCTCAAAAAGTGCCCCCCTCCACCAGCTGGgtttcatttacatttcattttcatagtGTATCATTATACAATTTCCTCTAAATTGTTACAAAACACATTCAGTGGCATCTGCTgtccagcagggcggcgccctagccacatcagctGACCTGGGCCAGGATGGACAGGATTCCCACCACTGCGATGAAGGCTGCCACCGTCTCTGAGGTAAACCCTATGACCTAGTAGCAGAAGAACAGGTGTCAGCCACCTCAAAACAAGACCCAGTAAAGTCCCTGAACGTGCAGCCCAGTGGCACAGTACCTGTCTGAGATAGAGGAAGAAACTGGAGTATTGGCCAGCCTCGGGAAGGTAGGACAGGAACACCGTAATGCAGATGAGCAGGACCGTGGAGTCCTGGCCCACCTTGCGCAGGGACTGTGGAAGGGTACAGGGTGAGCCGTCAGTTTGTGTCAAGACGGGCAACTGGCAGATTACAAACTGCAGCGCCTGTCCCGTTGCAGGGCGTGTCCCATTCTGGGATATGGATCATTGCCGTAACTGGATAAACGGGTATcgggaaaaacaaacaaaatcaccAGGCCACAGTGCAGAATTTAACACTTCCCTTAAACCCAGACAGGAAGGTGGCACACGCAGACGGCACATGGCACGGGGCCAGTGGGGGCACTCACGGCGAAGGGGTCGGCCTGCTCCCAGGAGATCGGCGCCCCCCAGGAGGCCGGCCTCATCTTCTCCGGCAGGGACTCCGGCACGGCCACCAGGATGAAGCCCACGTCCAGCAGGGCCACGCCCGTggccagcaccaccaccagcgTGTCGCCGTAAGTCGCCGACAGGTAGGCGCCGATGGCCGGGCTCGTCACCAGGCTTGCCGCAAAGGTGGCGGAcacctgggcggggggggggggggttaaatggGTCGGTAAAGTCCCCATTAGGCCCTGCCGTCACGGGGCGACCTGTGTGACTCACCAAGCCGTAGGCCGTGCTTCGCT is a window from the Paramormyrops kingsleyae isolate MSU_618 chromosome 21, PKINGS_0.4, whole genome shotgun sequence genome containing:
- the LOC111847576 gene encoding hippocampus abundant transcript 1 protein-like: MTGEKKKKKRLNRSILLAKKIIIKDGGTSQGIGEPSVYHAVVVIFLEFFAWGLLTTPMLTVLHQTFPQHTFLMNGLIHGVKGLLSFLSAPLIGALSDVWGRKSFLLLTVFFTCAPIPLMKISPWWYFAVISMSGVFAVTFSVIFAYVADITQEHERSTAYGLVSATFAASLVTSPAIGAYLSATYGDTLVVVLATGVALLDVGFILVAVPESLPEKMRPASWGAPISWEQADPFASLRKVGQDSTVLLICITVFLSYLPEAGQYSSFFLYLRQVIGFTSETVAAFIAVVGILSILAQTVVLGVLMRSIGNKNTILLGLGFQILQLAWYGFGSQPWMMWAAGAVAAMSSITFPAISAIVSRNADPDQQGVVQGMITGIRGLCNGLGPALYGFVFYLFHVELSEIEPEGTPEKNTQPNMANPTDESAIIPGPPFLFGACSVLLSLLVALFIPEHSGLGLRPPGYKKHGGTAQGHAHSHAHSPQAGGGEGKEPLLEDSNV